The Bacteriovorax sp. Seq25_V genome window below encodes:
- a CDS encoding response regulator, with protein MSLKTLKNDYLVSINEDIDKLQSLFLKSKISAEEESCIFRIIHSIKGSGATYDFYMLSTIAHQLEDFLANNNFKSLTEDEKDCLLKFIDILTLVINDYSKNDTKNFDHYLNVLSNIQQLEASKQEYYGGKILVVDATTTMGNLLKRTLEEKGYQCSISKNGLSAFNRLVNEKYDAVFTSLNLEILDGVSLTSALKSTSNINSNIPVAVISASTNIESRFPVHSRPDYIISKDDNLIESINNTLEKIFTESHLTSKQDGPERILYVEDDPKMQKLFKLSIQKTEGVEVEIATDKKSAIEKCKQFKPDIIILDQYLKNEKGEDIFIELLDFNIPIIFLTGSEGSIDVEKLKNHSEFKGIITKPFRPAAIYNQICQFI; from the coding sequence ATGAGCTTAAAAACACTTAAAAATGACTATTTAGTCAGTATCAACGAGGATATTGATAAACTTCAATCACTTTTTTTAAAGTCTAAAATCTCAGCTGAAGAGGAAAGTTGTATTTTTAGAATTATCCACTCAATAAAAGGAAGTGGAGCAACTTACGACTTTTACATGCTTAGTACAATCGCTCACCAACTCGAAGACTTCCTCGCTAATAATAATTTTAAAAGCCTTACTGAAGACGAGAAAGACTGTCTCTTAAAATTCATAGATATCCTCACTCTAGTTATTAATGATTATTCCAAGAACGATACAAAGAACTTTGATCATTACCTCAATGTACTTTCTAATATTCAGCAACTAGAGGCTTCCAAACAAGAATACTATGGAGGAAAGATTCTCGTAGTGGATGCGACAACGACGATGGGAAATCTTTTAAAGAGAACTCTTGAGGAAAAGGGCTATCAGTGTAGTATCTCAAAGAATGGACTGAGTGCTTTTAACCGCTTAGTAAATGAAAAATACGATGCCGTCTTTACAAGTTTAAACCTTGAAATTCTTGACGGTGTTTCATTAACATCAGCACTTAAATCAACAAGTAATATAAATTCAAATATTCCAGTTGCCGTCATCTCAGCATCAACAAATATTGAGTCACGCTTTCCTGTTCACTCAAGGCCGGATTATATAATAAGTAAGGATGATAATCTGATTGAATCAATAAATAATACCCTAGAAAAGATTTTCACCGAATCACATCTGACTTCAAAACAAGATGGGCCAGAGAGAATTCTCTATGTTGAAGATGATCCAAAAATGCAGAAGCTTTTCAAACTATCGATCCAAAAAACTGAAGGTGTGGAAGTCGAAATAGCGACAGATAAAAAGTCTGCAATTGAAAAATGCAAACAATTCAAGCCTGATATAATAATTCTTGATCAGTATCTAAAAAATGAAAAAGGCGAAGATATTTTTATAGAGCTACTCGATTTTAATATCCCAATTATTTTCCTAACAGGGTCAGAAGGTTCGATTGATGTTGAGAAACTAAAAAATCACAGTGAGTTCAAAGGAATTATCACAAAGCCTTTTAGGCCCGCAGCGATTTATAATCAGATCTGCCAGTTCATTTAG
- the ffh gene encoding signal recognition particle protein, with the protein MFDTLSDKFSEAFKNISGKGKISEDNIEETLKLVKTALLEADVNFKVVKNFIANVKEKAIGEKVISGVNPGEQFVKIVHDELSAVMGDKNSELNIDKPAPFPILIVGLNGQGKTTFSGKLSLHLRGQKKNVLLVPADTFRPAAKDQLITLAKSMDMDYFDSDLGKHPKDIAADAMKYAKENGKDIVIIDTAGRLHVDEELMGQIKEVRQSLNNYEPEVLLVADAMTGQEAVNVAKSFHDTVELTGVVLSKMDSDARGGAALSIKHVTGVPIKFISTGEKMKDLELFHPDRLAGRILDMGDVLSLVEKAEKVIDEKDAESMMKNLEKGKFTVNDFMKQMDMMKNLGSMASIMKMIPGMGGVLKQVGDLSPAEDEMKRMRVIINSMTNSERDDYKLIKESRIARISKGSGTTEAQVRDFISKFRQMEKMMGGMMQMMKGGMPGMGMPGMPGMGGMPGLPGMQKPKKKKKKGGQWGGFF; encoded by the coding sequence ATGTTTGATACGTTGAGTGATAAATTTTCAGAAGCATTCAAAAATATCTCAGGTAAGGGAAAGATCTCTGAGGACAATATTGAAGAAACGCTAAAGCTTGTAAAGACAGCGCTTCTTGAAGCTGATGTTAACTTTAAAGTTGTAAAAAACTTTATTGCAAACGTTAAAGAAAAAGCGATCGGTGAAAAAGTTATCTCTGGAGTTAATCCTGGTGAGCAATTTGTCAAAATCGTTCACGATGAATTATCAGCAGTAATGGGTGATAAGAATTCAGAACTTAATATCGATAAGCCGGCGCCATTTCCAATTCTGATTGTTGGTCTTAACGGACAAGGGAAGACGACTTTCTCTGGAAAGCTTTCACTTCACCTTCGTGGGCAAAAGAAAAATGTTCTTCTCGTTCCTGCTGATACTTTTAGACCAGCGGCGAAGGATCAGTTAATTACTCTGGCAAAGAGTATGGATATGGATTACTTTGATAGTGATCTTGGGAAGCACCCAAAAGATATCGCAGCTGATGCGATGAAATATGCAAAAGAAAACGGTAAGGATATCGTTATCATTGATACTGCTGGACGTCTTCATGTTGATGAAGAACTGATGGGGCAAATTAAAGAGGTGAGACAATCACTAAATAATTATGAACCAGAAGTTCTCCTTGTTGCTGACGCAATGACTGGGCAAGAAGCGGTAAACGTTGCGAAGAGTTTCCACGATACGGTAGAGCTAACAGGTGTTGTTCTCTCTAAAATGGATTCTGATGCTCGTGGTGGGGCAGCCCTATCAATTAAGCACGTAACAGGTGTTCCAATTAAGTTCATCTCAACAGGTGAGAAGATGAAGGATCTTGAACTCTTCCACCCAGATCGTCTTGCTGGACGTATTCTTGATATGGGGGATGTTCTTTCACTTGTTGAAAAAGCTGAAAAAGTTATTGATGAGAAAGATGCTGAATCAATGATGAAGAACCTTGAAAAGGGTAAGTTCACTGTAAATGATTTCATGAAGCAAATGGACATGATGAAAAATCTCGGTTCAATGGCAAGTATCATGAAGATGATTCCTGGTATGGGTGGAGTTCTCAAGCAGGTGGGTGATCTTTCTCCTGCTGAAGATGAAATGAAGAGAATGAGAGTTATCATCAACTCAATGACAAATTCAGAGAGAGATGATTACAAACTAATAAAAGAGTCACGTATTGCTCGTATCTCAAAAGGTTCAGGAACAACTGAAGCTCAGGTGAGAGATTTTATTTCAAAGTTCCGTCAGATGGAAAAAATGATGGGTGGAATGATGCAGATGATGAAAGGTGGAATGCCTGGAATGGGAATGCCAGGTATGCCTGGGATGGGTGGAATGCCTGGACTTCCTGGTATGCAAAAACCAAAAAAGAAAAAGAAGAAAGGTGGCCAGTGGGGTGGTTTCTTCTAG
- a CDS encoding HAD family hydrolase, with protein sequence MTYIENPKGHIVFDCDGTLISSIHALYEGVQYVMGKELAREITLDEAISKYSSDVYQIALNFGLDPKVDEVLKNRLINLWKEFAETKGNGFRLFPQIKQLVMELAAQNYQLYVWTARDRRSTLSILKELGVAKFFLEFRCLDDCDPKPNPTGLREMVGDVDKSKVIMIGDSSADIVGAKNFGCKSIAACWASSQIEEYLLPYGPEGLAKTPKDCVKLIEKLLQN encoded by the coding sequence ATGACATATATTGAAAATCCAAAAGGCCATATTGTTTTTGACTGTGATGGAACACTAATCTCGTCAATTCATGCTCTTTATGAAGGAGTTCAGTATGTAATGGGCAAGGAGCTTGCTCGTGAAATCACTCTTGATGAGGCTATATCAAAATATAGTTCAGATGTTTATCAGATTGCTCTTAACTTTGGACTTGATCCAAAAGTCGATGAGGTTCTAAAGAATCGTCTTATCAATCTTTGGAAGGAATTTGCTGAAACGAAGGGAAATGGTTTTAGACTCTTTCCACAAATTAAGCAGCTCGTGATGGAGCTTGCTGCGCAAAACTACCAACTCTATGTCTGGACAGCTCGCGATCGCCGCTCAACACTATCAATTTTAAAAGAGCTTGGTGTGGCGAAGTTTTTCTTAGAGTTTCGTTGTCTTGATGATTGTGACCCGAAGCCGAATCCTACGGGACTGCGTGAAATGGTCGGTGATGTTGATAAATCAAAGGTCATTATGATCGGGGATAGCTCGGCAGATATTGTCGGGGCCAAGAACTTCGGCTGTAAATCTATTGCTGCATGTTGGGCGTCGAGTCAGATTGAGGAGTATTTGCTTCCATATGGCCCAGAGGGACTTGCAAAAACGCCTAAGGATTGCGTAAAACTAATAGAAAAATTGCTACAAAATTAA
- a CDS encoding tRNA-dihydrouridine synthase gives MTNYRTFSPSLQHKIDTLKARRESIQLGSIGFDSPLLLAPMSSICTAPYRLLMEQLGAGGTVSELVSCHGINYKNDKTIKMLEIHPLEKNIGLQLFGEDPQAMADAAKFAQDCNPDTPTKFVDINMGCPVRKVVSKGGGSALLKEPVKLGKFFSTIKKELNIPLTIKIRTGWDSDSINAPEVIHIAKEEGIEFVAIHGRTRTQGYSGLASWELLEDIAKLKILPMIGNGDLHSSYMVKERMKQTDCQALMLGRGPLRDPFIFLDSYKTDEDNFHFTPTDHLEVIERFHEYLEDYCDRERTILITLRKNIVWMVAGYPNVTHFRNAMFRAADIKETMAITKEFLTELGESKKQIDHTQTFMAGGHG, from the coding sequence ATGACAAACTATCGCACTTTTTCACCATCTCTTCAACACAAGATTGACACTCTCAAAGCACGTCGCGAGAGTATTCAACTTGGCTCAATAGGCTTTGACTCGCCACTTTTACTCGCTCCTATGTCGAGTATTTGTACTGCTCCATATCGCTTATTGATGGAGCAACTTGGGGCAGGCGGAACGGTTAGTGAGCTCGTTTCTTGTCATGGAATTAATTACAAGAACGATAAGACAATAAAAATGCTCGAGATTCACCCTCTCGAGAAAAATATAGGCCTTCAACTTTTTGGAGAAGATCCACAAGCAATGGCCGATGCCGCAAAATTTGCTCAAGACTGCAATCCAGATACTCCGACAAAATTTGTGGATATCAATATGGGTTGCCCAGTTAGAAAAGTTGTTAGTAAAGGTGGAGGCTCTGCTCTTTTAAAAGAACCTGTAAAACTTGGAAAATTCTTTTCAACTATTAAGAAGGAATTAAACATCCCTCTGACAATTAAAATTAGAACTGGCTGGGATAGTGATTCTATCAATGCACCAGAAGTTATTCATATCGCTAAAGAAGAAGGAATTGAGTTTGTTGCGATCCATGGAAGAACAAGAACTCAAGGTTACTCAGGGCTCGCCAGCTGGGAACTCCTCGAAGATATCGCGAAATTAAAAATACTGCCGATGATTGGAAACGGAGATCTTCACTCTTCTTATATGGTTAAAGAACGTATGAAGCAAACAGACTGTCAAGCATTGATGCTTGGCCGTGGCCCACTTCGTGATCCATTTATCTTCCTTGATAGTTACAAAACAGATGAAGATAACTTCCACTTCACTCCGACTGATCATCTCGAAGTTATTGAAAGGTTTCATGAGTACCTTGAAGACTACTGCGACAGAGAGAGAACAATTCTTATTACTCTTAGAAAGAATATCGTGTGGATGGTTGCAGGTTATCCAAATGTAACTCACTTTAGAAATGCCATGTTCCGTGCTGCAGACATTAAAGAAACAATGGCAATCACAAAAGAATTTCTAACTGAGCTTGGGGAATCGAAAAAACAAATCGATCACACACAAACCTTCATGGCCGGTGGGCACGGTTAG
- a CDS encoding endonuclease/exonuclease/phosphatase — protein sequence MELTVCVYNLENFFLDQESFINTDKTPLKSEKKTKEMAQTFREIDADIYALSEVGGMRSLEIFNEEHLDSRYTPLLLKGNSDRGIELGFYIKKDLNFSYEMKTNTSAIIDFKFEETEKNKYKLSRDLQELYLSRDGKLELILLNVHLKSQRDETGRDFRGEKRRKAEFTYCLQRYAEVSKQYPEIPIFIVGDFNGNASRFQTDPEFIRGIHTYDIIDVLDFRDIPREQRATFYLFKGSDRVPVQLDYAFTSKKTLTRVSDATVYRYKNELNNLKFLPRSRFDIWDNPSDHYPLVFTLNC from the coding sequence TTGGAACTCACGGTATGCGTTTACAATTTAGAAAATTTTTTCCTGGATCAAGAAAGTTTCATTAACACAGACAAGACACCACTAAAGTCAGAAAAGAAAACTAAAGAGATGGCCCAGACTTTTCGCGAGATCGATGCTGATATTTACGCTCTTAGTGAAGTCGGAGGTATGCGCTCCCTCGAAATATTTAACGAAGAGCATCTGGATTCTCGCTACACTCCCCTGCTACTAAAAGGAAATTCGGATCGTGGCATCGAACTTGGCTTCTACATCAAAAAAGATTTGAACTTTAGTTATGAAATGAAAACTAACACAAGTGCAATAATCGATTTTAAATTTGAAGAGACCGAAAAGAATAAGTACAAATTAAGCCGTGACCTACAAGAACTCTATCTCTCACGAGATGGGAAGCTTGAACTGATCCTTTTAAACGTACACTTAAAATCACAACGAGATGAAACAGGACGTGACTTTCGTGGCGAAAAAAGAAGAAAAGCGGAGTTTACTTACTGCCTTCAAAGATATGCTGAAGTATCAAAGCAATATCCAGAGATCCCAATTTTTATCGTGGGAGACTTCAATGGTAATGCCTCACGTTTTCAAACTGACCCTGAGTTTATTCGTGGCATACACACTTATGACATTATCGATGTTCTCGACTTTCGCGATATTCCAAGGGAGCAACGTGCGACATTTTACCTTTTCAAAGGAAGTGATAGAGTCCCAGTACAACTTGATTACGCCTTCACTTCGAAAAAGACTCTGACAAGAGTGAGTGATGCAACAGTGTATCGTTATAAGAATGAATTAAATAATCTTAAATTCTTACCGCGTTCTCGTTTTGATATTTGGGATAATCCATCCGATCACTACCCTCTTGTTTTCACGTTAAACTGCTAA
- a CDS encoding S8 family serine peptidase, whose product MKLITLLFLCALSAKSETIVTVIDNQIDLTHSKISGNIFSNQEEVINGIDDDGNGYIDDINGWNFIANSNEVFDYKDYGSFPAEIYEYYELRAKKSLETISDDELTRYKELAKNKEFMKTKSKYTKYAHGTHVACLALGINNEQTSKGVKLLPIRYLGDAKEGAFLKAEFKPLSPDATDEEKIKNLRTYFEKYAVWMVGKLEIATSYAAKFSNIINISWGQSFASTYDEVESAWKKQFESKLNEDVATEITKNFMTTILSRGKAVVKSHENILFIFSAGNKKLNNDEIPHYPSSIRGINTISTGAFYLNDKAYFSNFGKKSVSVFAPGMAVTSCVPENLFLPINGTSQAAPQVASLAANILERSKELKITLSIQDLRRLVLETSDKYETLKDISESSGVINNQRALRATELMLSLSLTEAIAQSFIDIPSI is encoded by the coding sequence ATGAAATTAATTACACTACTTTTCCTATGCGCCCTAAGCGCAAAGTCTGAAACAATAGTGACAGTTATTGATAACCAAATCGATCTCACTCACTCTAAAATTTCTGGAAATATTTTTTCTAATCAAGAAGAAGTAATTAATGGAATCGATGATGATGGAAATGGCTATATCGATGATATCAATGGCTGGAACTTTATCGCAAACTCAAATGAAGTTTTTGACTATAAAGATTATGGTAGTTTTCCAGCGGAGATTTATGAGTACTACGAACTAAGAGCGAAGAAATCTCTAGAAACGATCTCTGATGATGAGCTTACTCGCTATAAAGAGCTGGCAAAGAATAAAGAATTCATGAAGACAAAATCTAAGTATACAAAGTATGCCCATGGGACACATGTGGCGTGCCTTGCTCTTGGAATAAATAATGAACAAACAAGTAAAGGAGTGAAGCTACTACCTATTCGCTACCTTGGTGATGCAAAAGAAGGTGCTTTTTTAAAAGCAGAATTTAAACCTCTATCTCCAGATGCAACAGACGAAGAGAAAATAAAAAATCTTAGAACTTATTTTGAAAAATATGCTGTCTGGATGGTTGGAAAATTAGAAATTGCAACGAGCTATGCTGCAAAGTTTTCAAATATTATCAATATTTCATGGGGTCAGAGCTTCGCCAGTACATACGACGAAGTTGAGTCAGCATGGAAGAAGCAATTTGAAAGTAAGCTTAATGAAGATGTGGCCACAGAGATTACAAAGAACTTTATGACAACGATTCTTTCTCGTGGCAAGGCCGTGGTAAAGTCCCATGAAAATATTCTCTTTATTTTCTCTGCAGGAAATAAGAAATTAAATAACGATGAAATTCCTCACTACCCATCAAGCATTAGAGGAATCAATACTATTAGTACTGGAGCATTCTATCTTAATGACAAGGCCTATTTCTCAAACTTTGGAAAGAAATCAGTTAGTGTCTTTGCGCCAGGCATGGCAGTGACAAGTTGTGTACCAGAGAACTTGTTTCTTCCAATCAACGGTACAAGCCAAGCAGCACCTCAAGTAGCTTCTTTGGCAGCAAATATTTTAGAGAGATCTAAAGAGCTTAAAATTACATTGAGTATTCAAGATTTAAGAAGATTAGTGCTTGAGACTAGTGATAAATATGAGACGCTTAAGGATATTAGTGAGAGCTCTGGGGTGATTAATAACCAAAGGGCGCTAAGAGCAACTGAGCTTATGCTAAGCTTGTCATTAACCGAGGCAATTGCTCAATCATTTATCGATATTCCTAGTATTTAA